CGATAGCCCAATAAAGTGCTTCATCACTCATATAGCCCATAATCATAACATCGGCCATATCTTGTGTGATCATCTTTACGCGATAAGCTTCATCTGCATTATAAACTGAAAAATGATTCACATCATTCTCCAATGCAAGCGCTACAAAAGCTTCCAACCCATGCCCATATGCATTTCCCTTTACAACAGAAGAGAAACGCACATTTTTATCAATCAGGCTTCTAATAAATTTTAAATTGTGCGCCAATGCGTCTTTATCTATAGATATAATTGAAGAACTAAACATTAGCTTTGGATTGTTTTCCTTATTTCGTTAAAAAGACTCGCTCCGGTTTCAATCAATTCATCCGGAAAATCATAATCGGGATTGTGCAGGGCAGGCATATCTTCACCAGCGCCCAAGCCAAACATTGCTCCTTTAAAATTTTGTGTAAATAAGCCAAAATCCTCTCCCCATTTAAAAGGATATTCACGGTGGTGATATTCCAAGTCCAATTTCTCAATGGCTTCGCAAATATAATCCACTGCATCGTAATTATTTTCAGTAGAGGCAAATACTTCCGCCCATTCATACTCAAGCTCTACTTCCGCATTCTTACATGCTTTTTCAACATATTTCAGTAAATCATTTCCCAATTTATTCATAGCCTGCTGTTTCCAGGCACGCAAAGTTAAATGCAATTCACCGTATCCGGCTGAAATACCATAAGCCAAATCTCCCAAATTGGCATAAACGGGAGTGATCAACTGAAATTCATCAGACATAGGGTCGTTGTGGGTCAGTTTACTGGATTTTTTAATGATGTCGGCTATCACCATAGCGGGATTGATGCCGTTTTCCGGTTCTGCTGCATGGGCAGTTATTCCATGAAATTTTAGCACCAAAGTTTTTACTGCCGCTGTAAAACCTCTTTTTCTTACAATAACCTGACGAAAGGGAAACCCCGGTAAATTGTGCAGTGCAAAAATAAAATCGGGATAGTATCTTTTGAATTCCTCTGATTCCATCACCGCTTTTGCTCCCAGCCCATTTTCCTCTGCCGGCTGAAAAATCAACATCACTTTTCCAGTCTGGGGTTTTTCTTTTTGAAGCTTTAGTGCCAATCCACAAAGAATAGTACTGTGTCCATCGTGTCCACACATATGAGAAACACCTTCTACCTGAGAGTGGTAATGAAAATCATTGCATTCCTGAATGGGCAAGGCGTCCAATTCGGCTCTGAATAGAATATTTTTCCCTTCATTACCAGAATCGAAAATGGCCAAAAGTGCTGTGCCTGCAAATTCTACAAATTCAGCATCGGTATGGGTTTCCAGGAAAGATTTTATTTTTTTTCGCGTTTGGGTTTCGTGGCACGAAATTTCAGGAAAGGCATGTAGGCTATGCCTCAGCTCTATCAATTTATCCTGAGACATTGCTTATTTCTTTTGGTAGCGCATTTCCAAATATTTATTGGTAAAGCCCATCTTTTCATAAAGAAATTTCGCAGGATTATCAGGCTCTACATGTAGTGCTACTGCACCTTTTGCACGTCTCAGAGCTGTTTCCATAAGGCGTTTGCCAATTCCCTGTCCACGATAATCAGAATTTACAGCGATATACACTAAAATATTCTCAGGTATATATCCACTCATTCCAGTTTCGTTAATCACCACTACTCCAATGATTTCATCATCATCCAAACCCAATACAATAAATCCACCTTTCATTTCATGCTTTTTAAAAGCATAATTTACAGCTCTTAAAATATCTTCTTTCTTATCACCATATTGATCTAAGTGATCATAAAGAAATTGAGCTATCTTGTTATTAGTGTAGAGTATGTCAGTTCCCGTAAAGGAATCGAGCACTTTTTCTTTGTAGTTTACTTTTTTGGTCATTTTTTCAGTTGAATTCATTTTATCAATTTACTAATTTTTCAGGAATTAATTTATAAACAAGAGCGAAGATTAATGCAGAAGCTGAAATCCCGAAGATATTGGGATCAAGCTCCAAGGGTAAATCTACTCCACTCACCTGTAAAGCCAGCGTTGTGCCACCACCTACAAGCATTGCTGCCAATGCGGCATTGGAATTGTTCTTTTTTAATATCAATACAGAAAGAACAGGCACAAGTAAGCCCGAAACCATAAAGGCATAGGACATCAGCATAAGCTCCAGCACATTGGTCATTGTTGCGGCCAGAATTAAAGCCAGGGTTCCAATTGCAAGTGTAACCCATTGCGACAAACGCAATAAACGCTCTTCTTTAATAGGCATAATTTTAGCCATCAGGTCTGAAACAAAATTACCGGAGGAAGCCATCAAACAACTATCGGCAGTAGAAAGTATGGCCGAAAAATAGGCCGCCATCATAATGCCGGTAAGCCCTGGTGGCAAAATAGTCCTCAACAATAAGGGCAGTCCCATCTCTGCATCTATATTATCAATGTTTGTGTAGCCTAAATGTTCAAATAAACCTATGTCTAATGCAACGCGAGCAAACATCCCGAGTGTTACACCCATAAATGCCATCAATGGCCATTCAAAAACACCTGCTATATACCAGGCTTTTTGTGCATCTTTCACACTTCTACACGCATATATACGCTGATACAAAGTCATGCCCACAAACCAAATGGGAATAATGGTCACCGCCCAATTGACCAATTGCGACCAACTCACATTCGTAATGCTCAACAATTCCGGCTGTACAGATTGTCTGATAACATGAATGCCGCCCAGTTCGAAATAAGAGAGCGGAATGCCTATAAAAATCAAACCGCCCAATAATATAGCCCACTGAATGGAATCCGTGAAAATAACGGCTTTCAATCCGCCCATCACCGTATAGACTACCGCAATCACACCCATTACCACAAGCGCATATTTCAACTCTAATGCGGGAAAAGTAGCTGTGGCCAATTTTGCTCCTGCCAACAATTGTGAACTGGTGAATCCCAAGTAACCGATACCTGAAATAATTCCTGCAGCCAATGCCACACGGTGGTCAAAGAAATGATTGAATATTTCAGGAAAAGTTCTCAGCTTGCCTTCAGCACCGAGTTTATAAATCCTGGGGATTAAAAAAACCGCACTGAGCCAGGCTCCTATTAAGCCAGTAAAAAGCATCCATGAGCCTGCAATGCCCATAACAAAGCCCAAACCTCCAAGCCCAATCGAAAACCCTCCTCCTACATCTGTAGCAACTACAGAAATACCCACATGCCATTTGCTCATGTTGCGGCCTCCTACATAATAATCATCAGCATCTTTGTTCTTACGCAGGAAATAGTAACCAATTCCGAGCATTCCCACCAAGTAAACAATAAATATGATGATATCAATGGGATGCATTAGCCTTCTGTTTTATTTTCTTTCGAAAAATTAAGAAGCAATATATACAGGGTATTTTCAGGTTTTGTATAGCAGATACTGAGGCTCTTTTTGGATCAATTCATTGTATTGCAAAGATAAGGGCTAAAAGTTAATTACAAAAAAGTAAGGAAAGTACTATTTATTGTATTATGATGCAATGTGTTTTTAAATAATAAGCAGCATGTATAAATATCAATTCTGAATTTATCATCTGTGATTGGCTAAAAACCAAGCTTCCCCGTTATTGCTTAACCACTCCCCTACTAAAAACCTTATAATGCAACAAGGACATCAAAACATACAGAAGTAAAATAAGCGGAACTGCTACAAAACCAATTGTAGCAAGCAATAGCAAACTAATAATCAGAAAACTAATTTTCAGCTCATTACCCTTCCAGCTAAACCCTTCAAATTTTAAAGCAAAGAGCGGTAAGTCCAACACCATCAATACTGAAAGAAAAATACTCAGAGCAATTATAATTTGTGGTTGAAAAAAAAGTACCGTCATATCGTATTGGAACCTTT
The DNA window shown above is from Chitinophagales bacterium and carries:
- a CDS encoding amidohydrolase: MSQDKLIELRHSLHAFPEISCHETQTRKKIKSFLETHTDAEFVEFAGTALLAIFDSGNEGKNILFRAELDALPIQECNDFHYHSQVEGVSHMCGHDGHSTILCGLALKLQKEKPQTGKVMLIFQPAEENGLGAKAVMESEEFKRYYPDFIFALHNLPGFPFRQVIVRKRGFTAAVKTLVLKFHGITAHAAEPENGINPAMVIADIIKKSSKLTHNDPMSDEFQLITPVYANLGDLAYGISAGYGELHLTLRAWKQQAMNKLGNDLLKYVEKACKNAEVELEYEWAEVFASTENNYDAVDYICEAIEKLDLEYHHREYPFKWGEDFGLFTQNFKGAMFGLGAGEDMPALHNPDYDFPDELIETGASLFNEIRKTIQS
- a CDS encoding GNAT family N-acetyltransferase, giving the protein MNSTEKMTKKVNYKEKVLDSFTGTDILYTNNKIAQFLYDHLDQYGDKKEDILRAVNYAFKKHEMKGGFIVLGLDDDEIIGVVVINETGMSGYIPENILVYIAVNSDYRGQGIGKRLMETALRRAKGAVALHVEPDNPAKFLYEKMGFTNKYLEMRYQKK
- a CDS encoding sodium:solute symporter family protein — encoded protein: MHPIDIIIFIVYLVGMLGIGYYFLRKNKDADDYYVGGRNMSKWHVGISVVATDVGGGFSIGLGGLGFVMGIAGSWMLFTGLIGAWLSAVFLIPRIYKLGAEGKLRTFPEIFNHFFDHRVALAAGIISGIGYLGFTSSQLLAGAKLATATFPALELKYALVVMGVIAVVYTVMGGLKAVIFTDSIQWAILLGGLIFIGIPLSYFELGGIHVIRQSVQPELLSITNVSWSQLVNWAVTIIPIWFVGMTLYQRIYACRSVKDAQKAWYIAGVFEWPLMAFMGVTLGMFARVALDIGLFEHLGYTNIDNIDAEMGLPLLLRTILPPGLTGIMMAAYFSAILSTADSCLMASSGNFVSDLMAKIMPIKEERLLRLSQWVTLAIGTLALILAATMTNVLELMLMSYAFMVSGLLVPVLSVLILKKNNSNAALAAMLVGGGTTLALQVSGVDLPLELDPNIFGISASALIFALVYKLIPEKLVN